In a genomic window of Octadecabacter temperatus:
- a CDS encoding amino acid synthesis family protein has product MPNVVLRKMITSVEEIFHEGGPVPASSVRRGATVAIIENPYAGRYEPDIQGFMEDLEPLGLEMAQKLIDALGGADQIEGYGKGAMVGEAGELEHGALWHAPGGYAMRQLLDGSNAIVPSSKKVVGVGGRLDVPITHINASYVRSHFDSMEIGSNDAPRAHEMVLALVMSTGARIHNRAGGLSAQDIKGEDGLR; this is encoded by the coding sequence ATGCCTAATGTTGTTTTGCGTAAAATGATCACATCAGTTGAAGAAATTTTTCACGAAGGCGGCCCTGTTCCTGCGTCGTCGGTTAGACGCGGTGCCACTGTAGCCATCATCGAAAACCCATATGCAGGACGTTACGAGCCTGACATTCAGGGCTTTATGGAAGACCTGGAACCGCTTGGGTTAGAAATGGCACAAAAGCTGATCGATGCGCTTGGTGGCGCAGATCAAATCGAAGGGTACGGCAAAGGTGCGATGGTTGGTGAGGCAGGTGAATTGGAACATGGCGCTTTGTGGCATGCACCGGGGGGGTACGCGATGCGTCAACTCCTCGACGGTTCCAACGCTATTGTGCCCTCATCAAAGAAGGTTGTGGGCGTGGGCGGGCGTCTGGATGTCCCGATCACCCATATCAACGCGTCCTATGTGCGCAGCCATTTCGATTCCATGGAAATCGGCAGCAATGACGCACCGCGTGCGCACGAAATGGTTTTGGCTTTGGTCATGAGCACCGGCGCGCGAATTCACAACCGCGCGGGCGGCTTGTCCGCACAAGATATAAAAGGGGAGGATGGCCTGCGATGA
- a CDS encoding molybdopterin-dependent oxidoreductase: protein MTNQGNLKPTVFDLDGTSVKSYPAPGARLSEMLREDLGARDVKIGCNAGDCGACTVLVDDKPVCSCLTPAQQVAGKRVETLKGIRRDDPVADKLAHSFHGHGAAQCGICTPGMMVSAVALLREKPSPTEGEVKDALGGVLCRCTGYRKIIDAVMATSPITVEARGEVGDAIPRVDSEGKTSGTEKFGDDIAPAGTLEIFVIRSPFPRARFELGDLDEFIAQHEGIEATLTAKDVPGRNLFGVIPEFVDQPVFAETETRFRGEAIAAIVGTPSVIGAFDPDTFPVQWFELEAATDVKSAQTPTAAQLHEGRDKNVMCGGFVQCGDAKSALERADTIVEGHFRSGFVEHAYIEPEAGFAQILNGRVEVHACTQAPVMDLDALEKILDMDRAQIRIVPSGVGGGFGSKLDISVQPYLALAALKTGKPVRLTYSRTESMQSSTKRHPSDIQLRIGAKQDGSLSGFEFYGEFDTGAYASWGPTVANRVPVHASGPYQIQDYRAESKGIHTNNPPAGAFRGFGVPQSAIAQETLFDELAEKLGMDQLEFRILNALEDNVPTVCGQVFSQGVGIKACFEALRPAWNTEREQAATFNASNDVIKRGVGIAAGWYGCGNTSLPNPSTIKSGVLEDGTVVLHQGAMDIGQGSNTVISQIFATALGIPVQVLKIVGADTDVTPDAGKTSASRQTYVSGNAARLSGEALRAQILEKMNVGLEAVLSFSGGTLTANDGAGQQEIDLSTLAADDEGFVFRAEESYDPPTKALDENGQGVPYAQFGYAAHLVVVDVDTRLGTTKPVKFVAAHDVGRAINPMLVEGQVHGGIAQGLGMALMEEYIPGRTENLHDYLIPTVGDIPPIETIIIEEPDAHGPYGAKGLGEHVLIPTAPAILNAIHDAVGVRIRQVPATPARVRSKIKVSL from the coding sequence ATGACTAATCAGGGAAACCTAAAACCTACTGTATTTGACTTAGACGGCACATCGGTCAAAAGCTACCCCGCGCCGGGTGCGCGACTTTCGGAAATGCTGCGTGAAGACCTCGGCGCCCGTGATGTCAAAATCGGCTGCAATGCTGGGGACTGTGGTGCCTGTACCGTTTTGGTGGACGATAAACCGGTCTGCTCTTGCTTAACACCGGCACAACAAGTTGCTGGAAAACGCGTTGAAACCCTAAAAGGTATTCGCCGTGATGATCCGGTCGCAGACAAGCTTGCACATAGCTTTCATGGGCATGGTGCGGCGCAATGTGGCATCTGTACGCCTGGCATGATGGTGTCGGCCGTTGCTTTGCTGCGTGAAAAACCGTCGCCGACAGAGGGTGAAGTCAAAGACGCGCTTGGGGGTGTTTTGTGTCGATGCACAGGCTACCGCAAGATTATCGACGCGGTTATGGCTACCTCACCGATTACCGTTGAGGCCCGCGGCGAAGTTGGTGATGCGATCCCGCGCGTTGACAGCGAGGGGAAAACCTCGGGCACCGAGAAATTCGGCGACGATATTGCGCCCGCTGGTACACTTGAAATTTTTGTCATCAGGTCCCCCTTCCCGCGTGCGCGGTTTGAACTGGGTGATTTGGATGAATTTATTGCGCAGCATGAGGGTATTGAAGCCACTCTAACCGCCAAAGATGTACCAGGTAGAAACTTGTTTGGGGTTATCCCGGAGTTTGTTGATCAACCGGTATTTGCTGAAACAGAAACACGGTTCCGCGGCGAGGCAATTGCAGCAATTGTTGGAACGCCTTCTGTCATTGGTGCGTTTGATCCAGATACATTTCCAGTGCAGTGGTTCGAGCTCGAAGCAGCAACGGACGTTAAGTCAGCACAGACCCCAACGGCCGCACAATTACACGAGGGTCGCGACAAAAACGTTATGTGTGGCGGTTTCGTTCAATGTGGTGATGCAAAGTCAGCATTAGAGAGAGCTGACACCATAGTCGAAGGGCATTTTCGAAGCGGCTTTGTGGAACATGCCTATATTGAGCCAGAAGCAGGCTTTGCCCAAATCCTGAATGGCCGCGTTGAAGTCCACGCTTGTACGCAAGCGCCGGTAATGGATTTGGATGCGCTTGAGAAGATATTAGACATGGATCGCGCGCAAATCCGCATTGTCCCAAGCGGTGTAGGCGGCGGTTTCGGTTCCAAACTGGACATTTCGGTCCAACCGTATCTCGCTTTGGCCGCGCTCAAGACGGGCAAGCCTGTTCGGTTGACCTATTCGCGCACGGAATCCATGCAAAGTTCGACCAAACGCCACCCATCGGATATCCAACTTCGCATAGGGGCCAAACAAGACGGTAGCCTGAGCGGATTTGAGTTTTATGGTGAGTTTGACACAGGTGCCTACGCAAGCTGGGGACCGACGGTTGCAAACCGAGTACCGGTTCATGCATCCGGTCCGTATCAGATTCAAGATTATCGCGCAGAATCTAAGGGCATCCATACCAATAACCCGCCCGCTGGTGCCTTCCGTGGCTTTGGCGTTCCACAGTCTGCTATCGCGCAAGAGACGTTGTTTGACGAACTGGCGGAAAAACTAGGTATGGATCAGCTCGAGTTTCGTATTCTCAACGCGTTGGAAGACAATGTGCCCACCGTTTGTGGGCAGGTGTTTTCTCAAGGCGTCGGCATTAAGGCATGTTTTGAAGCACTTCGGCCAGCATGGAATACGGAGCGAGAACAAGCAGCGACATTCAACGCAAGTAATGATGTCATAAAGCGTGGCGTCGGCATCGCCGCAGGCTGGTACGGCTGCGGCAACACATCCCTCCCCAACCCATCGACCATCAAGTCAGGTGTGCTTGAAGACGGAACTGTCGTACTGCACCAAGGCGCGATGGATATCGGTCAAGGTTCAAATACCGTTATTTCTCAAATTTTTGCGACGGCCTTGGGCATACCCGTACAGGTGTTGAAAATTGTCGGCGCGGATACTGATGTCACCCCAGACGCAGGTAAAACCTCTGCATCTCGTCAGACCTATGTGTCCGGCAACGCCGCTCGTTTGTCTGGAGAAGCGCTGCGCGCTCAAATCCTTGAGAAGATGAACGTGGGCCTCGAGGCAGTGCTGTCATTCTCAGGTGGGACTTTAACTGCAAACGACGGAGCGGGTCAGCAAGAGATTGACCTAAGCACTCTCGCTGCGGATGATGAAGGCTTTGTCTTCCGCGCCGAGGAAAGCTACGATCCGCCAACCAAAGCATTGGATGAAAACGGTCAAGGCGTACCATATGCACAGTTTGGCTATGCAGCGCATTTGGTTGTTGTCGACGTGGACACCCGATTGGGAACAACTAAACCGGTAAAGTTCGTAGCCGCCCATGATGTTGGTCGCGCGATCAACCCGATGCTGGTCGAAGGTCAGGTTCACGGCGGGATTGCGCAGGGCTTAGGTATGGCTTTGATGGAAGAATACATTCCAGGTAGAACCGAAAACCTGCACGATTATCTCATTCCAACAGTTGGTGATATACCGCCTATCGAAACCATTATCATTGAAGAGCCAGATGCCCATGGACCCTATGGGGCAAAAGGTCTGGGTGAACATGTTCTTATTCCAACCGCCCCTGCGATACTCAATGCAATTCATGACGCCGTCGGAGTTCGGATAAGACAGGTTCCGGCCACGCCAGCGCGGGTGCGTTCCAAAATCAAAGTGAGCTTGTGA
- the pncA gene encoding bifunctional nicotinamidase/pyrazinamidase — protein MTEALIVIDIQNDFCPGGALAVPNGDQVVVPTNALIEEAKIVILSQDWHPADHSSFASNHTGKVPFDVVEMEYGSQTLWPAHCVQGSSGAAFHPKLKADLADAVFRKGMRPAIDSYSTFFENDRKTPTGLVGFLRERNVTDVRLVGLALDFCVAFSALDAVEQGFEVTVQLDACRAIDIAGSRDAALEQMRDCGVRLV, from the coding sequence ATGACTGAAGCACTCATTGTTATTGATATACAAAACGACTTTTGCCCAGGCGGAGCCCTTGCGGTTCCAAATGGGGACCAGGTTGTGGTGCCTACGAATGCGTTAATCGAAGAGGCTAAGATAGTGATTTTGTCGCAAGACTGGCACCCCGCCGATCATTCATCTTTTGCGTCAAACCATACAGGAAAGGTCCCATTCGATGTGGTCGAAATGGAATACGGGTCACAAACCCTTTGGCCCGCTCATTGCGTACAGGGGTCCTCGGGTGCGGCATTTCACCCAAAGTTGAAAGCAGATTTGGCAGACGCCGTTTTCCGCAAGGGGATGCGCCCTGCGATTGACAGCTATTCCACCTTTTTTGAGAATGACCGTAAGACACCGACAGGCCTTGTCGGATTTCTGCGCGAAAGGAATGTAACTGACGTAAGGCTTGTCGGTTTGGCGTTGGACTTTTGCGTAGCATTTTCAGCCTTGGATGCAGTGGAGCAGGGATTTGAAGTAACTGTGCAGCTCGATGCTTGTCGCGCAATCGATATTGCGGGTTCACGTGACGCTGCGCTGGAACAAATGCGAGACTGCGGTGTCCGTTTGGTATGA
- a CDS encoding amino acid synthesis family protein produces MSAKIRKIAVNVEETLREIGRDILPATRKAVAVAVIENPYAGTYQEDLSALMDIGAELGALLGDKCVEALGIEPGDAQSYGKSAMVGENGELEHAAAILHPKLGAPLRVAVEKGAALVASSKKMGSPGQVLDVPLGHKDAAYVRSHFDGIEVRLNDGPRANEIMVAVAVTDSGRPLPRVGGLAHEDAKGDDGLR; encoded by the coding sequence ATGAGTGCCAAAATTAGAAAAATTGCCGTGAACGTTGAAGAAACACTTCGCGAGATCGGTCGAGATATTTTACCGGCGACCCGCAAAGCTGTGGCCGTCGCCGTAATTGAAAACCCGTATGCGGGCACGTATCAAGAGGATCTTAGCGCGCTAATGGATATCGGCGCGGAGCTTGGCGCGCTCTTGGGCGACAAATGCGTCGAAGCTTTGGGCATCGAGCCTGGTGATGCCCAAAGCTACGGCAAGTCGGCTATGGTTGGCGAAAACGGTGAGTTGGAACACGCGGCTGCGATCCTGCATCCAAAACTCGGTGCGCCGCTTAGAGTGGCTGTAGAAAAGGGAGCGGCTCTTGTCGCGTCGTCCAAAAAGATGGGCAGTCCTGGCCAAGTTTTGGACGTGCCACTTGGCCACAAAGACGCTGCTTACGTCCGCAGCCACTTTGATGGCATCGAGGTGCGCCTGAACGATGGACCGCGCGCCAATGAAATAATGGTGGCCGTTGCCGTAACAGATAGTGGGCGCCCCCTACCGCGCGTTGGCGGGCTTGCACATGAAGACGCCAAAGGTGATGACGGCTTGCGCTAA
- a CDS encoding 3-hydroxybutyryl-CoA dehydrogenase — translation MDIQNVAVIGAGQMGTGIAQVFAQSKFHTQLSDVSPEALVKGMGVIEANLNRLHQKGKISREDVGETLRYIHPVLEMSEIGRAELVIEAATEDEKVKRDIFKSLTPHLSKDAILASNTSSISITRLASATDRPEQFLGVHFMNPVPVMQLVELIRGIATDEIAFLKVQDVVAKIGKIATVSEDYPAFIVNRVLIPMINEAVYALFEGVGSVISIDTSMKLGANHPMGPFELADFIGLDTCLSIMMVLNDGLHDSKYRPCPLLQKYVDAGWLGRKTGRGFYDYRHGDPTPTR, via the coding sequence ATGGATATTCAGAACGTCGCCGTTATTGGCGCAGGTCAAATGGGAACCGGAATCGCTCAGGTTTTTGCGCAAAGCAAGTTCCATACACAGCTTAGCGACGTTTCGCCGGAAGCTTTGGTCAAAGGCATGGGAGTCATCGAGGCCAATCTCAACAGACTTCACCAAAAAGGAAAGATTTCGCGAGAGGATGTTGGCGAAACGCTAAGGTATATCCACCCAGTTTTGGAGATGTCAGAGATCGGGCGCGCTGAGCTTGTCATTGAAGCGGCCACAGAGGACGAGAAGGTCAAAAGGGATATATTCAAGTCGTTGACGCCGCATCTTTCAAAGGATGCTATCCTCGCCAGCAACACCTCATCAATCTCGATCACGCGCCTTGCATCCGCTACGGATCGCCCAGAGCAATTTTTGGGTGTTCATTTCATGAACCCAGTTCCTGTTATGCAATTGGTTGAATTGATACGGGGTATTGCGACGGACGAAATCGCATTTCTGAAAGTCCAAGACGTTGTTGCGAAGATCGGCAAAATCGCGACGGTCTCTGAAGATTACCCTGCATTTATCGTAAACCGCGTGTTGATCCCAATGATCAACGAAGCGGTTTATGCTCTTTTTGAAGGCGTCGGATCGGTTATCTCTATTGATACCTCTATGAAGCTTGGGGCAAACCATCCAATGGGGCCCTTCGAGTTGGCAGACTTCATTGGTTTGGATACCTGCCTTTCGATCATGATGGTGCTGAATGATGGCCTTCATGATTCAAAATACCGCCCTTGTCCACTGCTACAAAAATACGTTGATGCTGGCTGGTTGGGGCGCAAAACCGGACGCGGATTTTACGACTACCGCCACGGTGATCCAACCCCAACACGCTAA
- a CDS encoding electron transfer flavoprotein subunit beta/FixA family protein, which produces MKVLVPVKRVIDYNVKVRVKADKSGVDLANVKMSMNPFDEIAVEEALLLKEAGKADEIVVVSIGVKQAQETLRTALAMGADRAILIEASDDVHTDIEPLAVAKILKGVIDEEQPNLVLAGKQAIDNDMNATGQMLSALLGWSQATFASKVDVGGDTATVTREIDGGLQTIKVTLPTIITVDLRLNEPRYASLPNIMKAKKKPLDVKIPADYGVDTSPRLEIISTTEPEARSPGVMVGSVDELLEKLKEVGAV; this is translated from the coding sequence ATGAAGGTCTTAGTGCCAGTCAAACGTGTGATTGATTACAACGTGAAAGTGCGCGTCAAAGCGGACAAAAGCGGTGTAGACCTCGCCAACGTAAAAATGTCCATGAACCCCTTCGACGAAATAGCTGTCGAAGAAGCATTACTCCTCAAAGAGGCCGGTAAAGCAGATGAGATCGTAGTTGTTTCAATTGGCGTAAAACAGGCACAGGAAACCTTGCGCACAGCGCTTGCGATGGGGGCCGACCGAGCAATCTTGATCGAGGCATCTGACGATGTTCACACGGATATTGAGCCACTCGCTGTTGCCAAAATCCTAAAAGGCGTAATCGATGAAGAGCAGCCAAATCTGGTCTTGGCTGGTAAACAAGCCATCGACAACGATATGAATGCAACAGGGCAGATGTTGTCAGCCCTCTTGGGTTGGTCTCAGGCGACTTTCGCATCCAAAGTTGACGTGGGCGGTGACACTGCAACAGTCACCCGCGAAATCGACGGCGGACTGCAAACCATTAAGGTCACGTTGCCAACGATTATCACCGTTGATCTGCGCCTGAACGAACCGCGCTACGCCTCGCTTCCTAATATCATGAAGGCAAAGAAGAAGCCTTTGGACGTCAAAATACCTGCAGACTACGGCGTGGATACGTCTCCACGTTTGGAAATCATTTCGACAACCGAGCCTGAGGCTCGGTCGCCAGGCGTCATGGTTGGGTCTGTTGATGAGTTGTTAGAAAAACTTAAAGAAGTGGGAGCGGTCTAA
- a CDS encoding aldehyde dehydrogenase family protein, translating into MNDHKNLIGGEWVEGVDVGVNLNPSNPQDIVGRYVRGGASSVDEAVLAADAALDDWVYASPQVRHDVLEKTGAELMARKDEIGHLLSREEGKTLAEGIGEAVRAAQVFKFFAGEALRVTGETVASVRANVDVMVEREPVGIIGIVTPWNFPIAIPAWKIAPALAYGNAVIFKPADLTPGCAWVIAKTLKEAGCPDGVFNLVMGRGSTVGERIVGHPRINAISFTGSVPIGRSLALKATEQGKKIQMEMGGKNPMVVLDDADLDVAVNASLNGAFFSTGQRCTASSRLIVSDGIHDAFVHKLSAAMAALTVGDALDPQSQIGPVVDQSQLDSNLGYVKLAQEEGCEVSGGERLDGAGFFQRPALFVGATNEMRISKEEIFGPCASVIRVRDYEEALTVANDTEFGLSAGICTSSLKYSSHFRKRAEAGMVMINLPTAGVDYHVPFGGRKGSSFGPREQGSHAKEFYTTVKTSYVAP; encoded by the coding sequence ATGAACGATCACAAAAACTTAATCGGCGGCGAATGGGTCGAAGGTGTCGACGTTGGCGTCAACTTGAACCCATCCAACCCTCAGGACATTGTCGGTCGATATGTTCGCGGTGGTGCGTCTTCAGTCGACGAAGCGGTTCTAGCCGCAGATGCGGCGCTCGACGATTGGGTTTATGCGTCTCCACAAGTCCGGCATGACGTCTTGGAAAAGACTGGTGCCGAATTGATGGCACGTAAAGATGAAATTGGTCACCTGCTCAGTCGCGAAGAAGGCAAGACTCTTGCCGAAGGTATTGGTGAAGCAGTGCGCGCAGCCCAGGTGTTCAAATTTTTCGCCGGGGAAGCGTTGCGTGTCACGGGTGAAACCGTCGCGTCTGTTCGCGCCAATGTTGATGTGATGGTCGAACGTGAGCCCGTTGGCATTATTGGGATAGTTACCCCTTGGAATTTTCCGATCGCAATTCCAGCGTGGAAAATCGCACCGGCGCTCGCTTATGGCAATGCCGTCATTTTCAAACCTGCAGATTTGACCCCTGGATGTGCATGGGTCATCGCGAAAACACTGAAAGAGGCAGGATGTCCCGACGGGGTTTTCAATCTAGTTATGGGGCGCGGCTCGACGGTCGGTGAGCGCATTGTGGGCCATCCGCGTATCAATGCGATTAGCTTTACTGGCTCTGTGCCCATCGGTCGATCCTTGGCACTGAAAGCCACGGAACAAGGCAAGAAGATTCAGATGGAGATGGGTGGCAAAAATCCGATGGTTGTCCTTGACGACGCCGATTTGGATGTTGCGGTTAACGCTTCCTTGAATGGTGCGTTTTTTTCAACGGGTCAACGATGCACGGCGTCTTCACGCTTGATCGTCAGCGACGGAATTCATGATGCGTTCGTTCACAAGTTGTCCGCAGCAATGGCGGCGCTTACTGTTGGCGATGCGCTTGACCCACAGTCGCAAATTGGTCCCGTCGTTGACCAGTCCCAGCTGGACAGCAACCTAGGGTACGTGAAGCTTGCACAAGAAGAAGGCTGTGAAGTTTCAGGTGGAGAGCGGTTGGATGGCGCCGGTTTCTTCCAACGTCCAGCACTGTTTGTGGGCGCGACTAATGAGATGCGAATTAGCAAAGAAGAGATATTTGGCCCATGTGCAAGCGTAATTAGAGTCCGAGATTATGAAGAAGCACTGACCGTCGCGAACGATACCGAATTTGGCCTGTCCGCGGGCATTTGTACGTCTTCTTTGAAATATTCGAGTCATTTCCGAAAACGCGCGGAAGCCGGAATGGTTATGATCAACCTTCCCACAGCAGGCGTGGACTATCACGTCCCGTTTGGTGGTCGCAAAGGCTCTAGTTTTGGGCCTAGAGAGCAAGGATCTCACGCAAAAGAATTCTATACGACAGTCAAAACCAGTTACGTCGCACCTTAG
- a CDS encoding UPF0280 family protein — MNPTANLLPDGKRLHLQHGPIDLIIGADGDRDLAFAAARRRFETILSELVTELPLLQAQLLPDGCLPSGTTAKRMDLALRPYSFENFVTRMAAVAGSVADEVLEAMCEAACLERAFVNNGGDIALHLTQGTQFTMTMAHHDGHDLGRIEVKDTDPIRGIATSGRHGRSLSLGIADSVTVLAENAAQADAAATLVANHVNLPNHPSVQRLPANDIVDASDLGNISAVVGCAALSRPDVKTALDAGATFAQTCLQRGLLVGASLQLQDQNRAIQLHNFQNIQRMPEHA; from the coding sequence ATGAACCCAACAGCCAACTTATTACCAGATGGTAAACGGTTGCATCTGCAGCATGGCCCGATCGATCTGATCATCGGGGCGGATGGGGATCGTGACCTCGCATTTGCTGCTGCACGCCGCCGTTTTGAAACCATATTGAGTGAATTGGTTACAGAGCTGCCGTTGCTGCAGGCACAATTGCTTCCCGACGGTTGCCTGCCGAGCGGCACTACGGCGAAACGTATGGATTTGGCGCTGCGCCCTTATAGCTTCGAAAATTTCGTCACCCGAATGGCGGCTGTCGCCGGCAGCGTGGCCGATGAGGTTTTGGAGGCGATGTGTGAGGCTGCTTGCCTAGAACGCGCGTTTGTTAACAACGGCGGGGACATTGCACTGCACCTCACCCAAGGCACACAGTTCACGATGACTATGGCGCACCACGACGGGCACGACCTTGGGCGTATCGAAGTTAAGGATACGGACCCAATCCGCGGCATCGCGACAAGTGGTAGGCACGGCCGAAGCCTGAGCCTTGGTATAGCCGATAGCGTAACAGTTTTAGCGGAAAATGCTGCCCAAGCAGATGCGGCGGCGACCCTGGTTGCCAATCACGTTAATTTGCCAAATCATCCCTCCGTTCAAAGGCTGCCTGCAAACGACATTGTGGATGCTTCTGATCTTGGGAACATCAGTGCTGTTGTCGGCTGTGCAGCTCTTTCCCGGCCAGATGTAAAGACCGCATTGGATGCAGGCGCAACATTTGCACAAACCTGTTTGCAACGCGGCCTTCTTGTGGGGGCCTCGCTGCAACTGCAAGACCAAAACCGTGCAATACAGCTGCACAACTTTCAAAATATCCAAAGGATGCCCGAACATGCCTAA
- a CDS encoding electron transfer flavoprotein subunit alpha/FixB family protein: protein MAVLLIAELNGTELNVDATAKALTAAKQLGDVTILCASTGCVSAAEAAAKLVGASKIKCADDAAYGHGLAEPLADLIVSLAGEFEHILAPSTASSKNVLPRVAALLDVMVISDVIDVVDADTFKRSIYAGNAIQTIKSLDATKVATIRTASFDSSGEGSSVTIENVATAGMAGLSEWVEDKVVENDRPELTSAGVVVSGGRGVGSEEDFALIGSLADKLGGAIGASRAAVDSGYAPNDLQVGQTGKVVAPDLYIAVGISGAIQHLAGMTDSKVIVAINKDEEAPIFQVADFGLVADLFDAVPELTSKL, encoded by the coding sequence ATGGCGGTACTCTTGATTGCAGAACTAAATGGCACTGAGTTGAACGTCGACGCTACGGCCAAAGCTTTAACCGCGGCTAAGCAGTTAGGTGATGTGACGATCCTTTGCGCGTCGACCGGTTGCGTAAGCGCCGCAGAGGCGGCGGCAAAATTGGTCGGCGCCTCTAAGATAAAATGCGCTGATGATGCGGCATACGGTCATGGGTTGGCAGAGCCATTGGCGGATTTGATTGTGTCGCTCGCAGGAGAATTCGAGCACATCCTTGCACCTTCAACTGCGAGCTCCAAAAATGTGCTTCCACGTGTTGCCGCACTTCTGGACGTTATGGTGATCTCAGACGTGATTGATGTCGTTGACGCCGACACATTCAAACGCTCCATTTATGCTGGGAACGCGATCCAAACGATCAAATCTTTAGACGCGACAAAGGTTGCAACCATTCGGACAGCATCGTTCGACTCATCGGGAGAGGGTAGCTCGGTCACCATCGAAAACGTCGCGACAGCAGGCATGGCTGGACTGTCGGAATGGGTGGAAGACAAAGTGGTTGAGAACGATCGCCCTGAACTAACATCTGCGGGTGTCGTTGTATCAGGTGGTCGTGGCGTTGGCTCCGAAGAAGATTTTGCCCTGATCGGGTCTCTGGCCGACAAGCTAGGCGGTGCCATTGGTGCGTCACGGGCGGCGGTAGACAGCGGCTATGCTCCAAATGATTTGCAGGTGGGGCAGACTGGAAAGGTTGTTGCGCCAGATCTATATATTGCTGTGGGGATTTCTGGGGCGATCCAACATTTGGCAGGGATGACGGATTCCAAAGTCATCGTTGCCATTAACAAGGACGAAGAAGCGCCCATTTTCCAAGTGGCAGACTTCGGATTGGTTGCCGACTTGTTCGACGCCGTTCCGGAGCTGACAAGCAAGCTATAA
- a CDS encoding FAD binding domain-containing protein has protein sequence MYYAPSELQTALEVASYLEGKVVAGGTDVFPTAQQGKMPNTFLDVTGIPELRAISHDSNGTRIGAAVTWSEIATADLPPAFDALRQAALEVGSIQIQNAGTIAGNLCNASPAADGVPPLLALDAFVEVASKHRGVRSLPLAEFLLNVRKTALAADELVIAITIPPIREAMGAAFEKLGSRRYLVISITMTAAMIACDAQGKIIEARVAVGACSPVARRLTDLEASLIGQQASGIKIDPSHLSVLSPIADVRGSKEFRLDVVAEQCERAIRRAAKND, from the coding sequence ATGTATTATGCTCCAAGCGAACTACAGACTGCCCTTGAGGTCGCGAGTTATCTAGAAGGAAAGGTTGTTGCCGGAGGCACGGATGTGTTTCCGACCGCGCAACAGGGGAAAATGCCAAACACCTTTTTGGATGTTACAGGCATACCGGAGCTCAGAGCGATTTCTCATGACAGTAACGGCACACGCATTGGTGCTGCTGTTACATGGTCGGAAATCGCCACCGCCGATCTGCCCCCTGCATTTGATGCGTTAAGACAAGCCGCATTAGAAGTAGGTAGCATTCAAATTCAAAATGCTGGAACTATTGCTGGTAACTTATGCAATGCTTCGCCTGCTGCAGATGGTGTACCCCCATTGTTGGCGCTTGATGCCTTTGTGGAGGTGGCCAGCAAACATCGCGGTGTTAGGAGTCTACCGCTTGCAGAATTTCTATTGAATGTTCGTAAGACCGCGCTTGCAGCAGATGAACTGGTTATCGCAATCACAATACCTCCAATTAGAGAAGCGATGGGCGCAGCGTTCGAAAAGCTTGGAAGCCGCAGATATTTGGTGATCTCGATCACTATGACAGCGGCCATGATAGCCTGTGACGCGCAAGGCAAAATAATCGAAGCGCGCGTCGCTGTTGGCGCCTGTTCTCCCGTTGCACGACGCCTCACTGATTTGGAAGCCAGCCTTATCGGACAACAGGCATCTGGTATCAAAATCGACCCATCTCATTTGAGCGTGCTCTCCCCGATTGCAGACGTTCGCGGGTCAAAAGAATTCCGATTGGACGTAGTGGCTGAGCAATGTGAGCGCGCTATTAGAAGGGCTGCAAAGAATGACTAA